A stretch of the Sulfurimonas sp. HSL-1656 genome encodes the following:
- the pheT gene encoding phenylalanine--tRNA ligase subunit beta, which yields MIVTRHWLNEWIDLSDITTEQLAKTFNAIGLEVDRVESFRIPEKIVVGRVAACERHPDADKLNVCQVDLGGETRQIVCGAPNVAAGQYVPVAVVGAVMPGGLEIKPVKLRGVDSAGMICSATELGLPKVNDGILVLDESIGTLELGKPLSEYPLLNDDLIEIELTANRGDCLSIRGVARDLCAALDKSLKPRTAGREDENRLGIGRLLKLDVEGDVTGSVRYHAVSVEFFDDSLLMMLRLAMIDESRTNAVEGCLEYAMHSTGVILRAYPVDFFRGSDDEKLAGIVIKRDAHGLSAVYGKECASIIGIRQEDASRLQDVRGVIVIEASYIAPDVISQKMAETKLKSGPLYYRTSRGSEPELALGSDFLFSCIEAKGEGKIYGGTLEHAEAFEPKNISIDMGYVSRIIGTEIDKSRVANILKNLGFDISKSSEEQIVVSVPRFRHDIVNRQDLIEEIVRIVGIDNIPAKPFVLTEADRIDDDYFDFRKKQTYRQRAAQSGFYESVHFVFNEREQLDALGLPSVAKELSLLNPIAGTLDTLRPTLLAGLLNAASSNAKNGRKRIPLFEIGSVFDVQRRESVKMALLFAGTLNEDSLDNSGKPATVSFESFTKLAADVLGDFTLKPVTPAHKMAHPYQAAAVYQNGVKIGEMFTLHPTLQAEMDLPRTVMFEGSFDALAFERVEAKAYSKYQASHRDLSILMPQAMPYEKVSAVIESSRSGEIVRFYPVDRYTDESLGDRMSLTLRFVLQSQEKTLEEEEITAAMEGVLTALQNDLGVALR from the coding sequence AACGTCTGCCAGGTTGATCTGGGCGGTGAAACGCGCCAGATCGTCTGCGGGGCGCCCAACGTTGCTGCGGGACAGTATGTTCCCGTTGCCGTTGTCGGCGCGGTGATGCCCGGGGGTCTGGAGATCAAACCGGTCAAACTGCGCGGTGTCGATTCGGCGGGGATGATCTGTTCCGCGACCGAACTGGGGCTGCCGAAAGTGAACGACGGCATCCTCGTGCTTGACGAGAGTATCGGGACCCTCGAGCTCGGCAAACCGCTCTCTGAGTACCCGCTGCTCAACGACGACCTGATCGAGATCGAACTGACGGCGAACCGCGGGGACTGTCTGAGCATCCGCGGGGTCGCCCGCGACCTCTGTGCGGCCCTGGACAAGAGCCTGAAGCCGCGGACCGCCGGCCGTGAAGATGAAAACCGCCTGGGCATCGGGCGCCTGCTGAAACTCGATGTCGAAGGTGACGTCACCGGCAGTGTCCGTTACCATGCGGTCTCGGTCGAGTTCTTCGACGACTCACTGCTGATGATGCTGCGCCTGGCCATGATCGACGAGAGCCGCACCAACGCCGTCGAAGGGTGTCTTGAATACGCAATGCACAGTACCGGCGTCATTCTCCGCGCCTACCCGGTCGATTTCTTCCGCGGCAGTGACGACGAGAAACTTGCCGGGATCGTCATCAAGCGCGATGCGCACGGCCTGAGTGCCGTTTATGGGAAAGAGTGCGCTTCTATCATCGGCATCCGCCAGGAAGATGCCTCCCGGCTCCAGGATGTCCGCGGCGTCATCGTCATCGAGGCGAGCTATATCGCACCGGATGTCATCTCGCAGAAGATGGCAGAGACGAAACTGAAGAGCGGGCCGCTCTACTACCGGACCTCGCGCGGCAGCGAACCGGAACTCGCACTCGGAAGCGATTTCCTCTTCAGCTGCATCGAGGCCAAAGGCGAAGGCAAAATCTACGGTGGGACCCTGGAACATGCCGAAGCCTTCGAACCGAAGAATATCAGTATCGATATGGGGTATGTCAGCCGCATTATCGGTACGGAAATCGACAAGAGCCGTGTGGCGAACATCCTGAAAAACCTCGGTTTCGACATTTCGAAGTCGAGCGAGGAGCAGATCGTCGTCAGCGTACCGCGTTTCCGCCACGATATCGTCAACCGCCAGGACCTGATCGAAGAGATCGTCCGTATCGTCGGCATCGACAATATCCCGGCGAAACCGTTCGTGCTGACCGAGGCGGACCGGATCGATGATGACTATTTCGACTTCCGCAAAAAGCAGACCTACCGCCAGCGCGCGGCACAGAGCGGCTTTTACGAGAGTGTCCACTTCGTTTTCAACGAACGCGAACAGCTTGATGCCCTCGGCCTTCCAAGCGTCGCGAAAGAGCTCTCCTTGCTCAACCCGATCGCGGGGACCCTCGATACGCTGCGCCCGACCCTGTTGGCAGGGCTGCTCAATGCTGCGAGCAGCAACGCCAAGAACGGGCGCAAGCGCATCCCGCTCTTCGAGATCGGTTCGGTCTTTGACGTCCAGCGCCGCGAATCGGTCAAGATGGCGCTGCTCTTTGCGGGTACCCTGAACGAGGACAGCCTCGACAACAGCGGCAAGCCCGCAACGGTCAGCTTCGAGTCCTTCACCAAGCTGGCAGCGGACGTCCTGGGGGATTTCACCCTCAAGCCCGTCACACCGGCGCACAAGATGGCCCACCCCTACCAGGCGGCGGCCGTCTACCAGAACGGTGTGAAAATAGGGGAGATGTTTACCCTGCATCCGACACTGCAGGCGGAGATGGACCTGCCGCGCACCGTCATGTTTGAAGGATCGTTCGACGCGCTGGCCTTTGAACGGGTCGAAGCAAAAGCGTATTCGAAATACCAGGCGTCACACCGCGACCTCAGTATCCTGATGCCGCAGGCGATGCCGTACGAGAAGGTTTCGGCCGTTATCGAAAGCAGCCGCAGCGGCGAGATCGTCCGCTTCTACCCCGTCGACCGTTACACGGACGAGAGCCTGGGCGACCGGATGAGCCTGACACTGCGCTTCGTGCTGCAGTCGCAGGAGAAGACCCTGGAAGAAGAGGAGATCACGGCGGCAATGGAAGGGGTTTTGACAGCCCTTCAGAACGATCTCGGGGTAGCACTGCGATGA